A segment of the Ignavibacteria bacterium genome:
AATTTTTATTTCAAAGTGGTTCTGAATTGAATTATAAAATTTAATTATCAGCTGACGCGTTGGCGTAGAATTTCGAATAAAATATTCGTGAATGTTCCTATCCTTTTTATCATAAATCAAAATTGCCTCAGATGGAAGACCATCTCTGCCAGCACGTCCAATCTCCTGATAATAATTTTCAATTGAACCAGGCATCCCTTGATGAATCACCATTCTAATATCTTCTTTGTTGATTCCCATCCCAAAAGCATTTGTGGCGACTATAACCTCAGCTTTATTATTGAGAAAGAAATCTTGAACGAGTCTACGGTCTTCAGCGTTCATTCCAGCATGATAGGGCAGAGATCGAATGTCGTGAGAGATTAAATGGTCGTTAAGCTCATCGACTTCTCTTCGTGACTGACAGTAGATGATTTTAATTCCGCTTTTTGATTTTATCAGTTCAGTTATTTTCTTTTTTCTATTTCGGCTTTTAATAACAGATATGAAAATATTTTCTCTAAGAAAGCCTTTTATGAAAACCGATGGTTCGTGCAACGCCAGTTTTGAAATTATGTCGTCTCTCACTTCGGGAGTCGCAGTGGCTGTAAAGGCTGCGATTGGAATTTCAGATGACGAGCGTGCAAGTGATTCTTTTATTTTCAAATAACTTGGACGGAAATCGTGCCCCCACTCGCTTATGCAGTGTGCTTCATCAATTGCCAATAAAGTGATTTTGACTTTTGAAATAAACTCTCCGAAGCTTTCAGTAATAAATTTCTCCGGCGAAACATACAGCAGCTTAATATTTCCATTCAATACTTTATTCTGAACTGAAAGCTGCTCGCCATAGCTCTGAAAACTGTTAATATACTCTGCAGAGATTTTTGATTTAATTTGTTCAACTTGATCCTGCATCAATGAAATAAGTGGAGAAATGACAATCGTAACGCCATCGAAAATCAATGCCGGTATTTGAAAGCAAAGCGATTTTCCGCCTCCTGTCGGTAGAATCGCAAGTGTGTCTTTTTTATCTAAAATGGATTGAATGATTTCTTCCTGAGGTGGGCGAAAGTTGTCGTATCCAAAAACTTCTTTCAGTATTTCTTGACATGATTTCATTCAATCAAAGATAAATAAAATCAAATTCGTTTTCTGATTTAACTTTAATATTTAGAGTTTGGGATTTATGATTTTGCGATTTAGTGAAGAATTTCTTTCAGCTTCGAATATCCGGATTTGCTGACAGGAATTTTATTTCCATCATGTAGAATTACTTTATAGGATTCTTTCTCAAAGAGTTCAACTTGTTTTATGAATGAAATTCTTACAATATAAGAACGATGCACACGGATGAACTGCTCTGGCTCAAGATTCTCATCAAAGAATTTCATTGTTTTTTGCTTTAGAAATTTTCCCTCAGAAGTATGAAGCATAACATAATCGTCTTGTGCTTCAAGCCAATTAAGCTTTTCAATTGGAATTATATTTATTTTACTGCCGGTTTTAACGATCACCCGAGTTAGTGCCTCATTCGAACTATCAACATGATTAATTATATCAGATATCTGTTTCTGATTTTCATCTTTATTGTTCAACCGAGAAATTGCTTTTTCAACCGCACTTTTAAATCTCTCTTCAGAGAATGGTTTTAGAAGATAATCAACAGCATTGACCTCAAATGCTTTTATTGCATATTGATCAAATGCAGTTGTGAAGATTATTGCTGGTGGATCTTCAATTAATTCGAGCATTTCGAATCCATTAATCTTAGGCATTTGAATGTCGAGAAAAACAATATCTGGCTGCGATTCACTAATTGCTTTTATTCCTTCAAATCCATTGCTGCACTCCCCCACAATTTCGACCGATGAGTTGGTCGATAAATATTTTTTAATTACTTCCCGTGCAAGAACTTCATCATCAATAATTATCGTTTTTACTTTATTCATTTCTATTTCTTTCCATTTGAGGGATAAGAATTTCAACAATGAACTTTCCATTTTCTTTTTTGATCGAAAGGAGTCCATCAAGTCCAAAAATAAGCTTCAATCTATCTTTAATATTTTTCAATCCAACTCCTTCGCCTTTGTATTTTTTGATCTCAGATTCAAAATTGTTTTCAACTCGAATTGTTAAATGGCTCTCTCCTTTTACACATTCGAGTTTAATTTGAATCGGCTCAAGACTTTC
Coding sequences within it:
- a CDS encoding response regulator produces the protein MNKVKTIIIDDEVLAREVIKKYLSTNSSVEIVGECSNGFEGIKAISESQPDIVFLDIQMPKINGFEMLELIEDPPAIIFTTAFDQYAIKAFEVNAVDYLLKPFSEERFKSAVEKAISRLNNKDENQKQISDIINHVDSSNEALTRVIVKTGSKINIIPIEKLNWLEAQDDYVMLHTSEGKFLKQKTMKFFDENLEPEQFIRVHRSYIVRISFIKQVELFEKESYKVILHDGNKIPVSKSGYSKLKEILH